Proteins encoded by one window of Sediminicoccus rosea:
- the ftsY gene encoding signal recognition particle-docking protein FtsY, translating to MALRDLWGKLTGKAPAPAEQSTVPPSPMEPVAEPPAPEPEPPPPPEPPPPPAPIPEPAPPIEARAPEPPAPEPEPAQPLGFFGRLKAGLARSTAKLTDAIGSVFTKRKLDDAALEELEETLIAADLGVSASGRIVESFRRTRFGREVTPEEVKAALAEEIAAILSPVAQPLIVTRGHKPHVVLVVGVNGTGKTTTIAKLAEQYRAQGLKVWMVAGDTFRAAAVEQLQIWGERTGAHVVAPAKPGADAAGLAFDALRDARAAGADVLLVDTAGRLHNKSALMEELRKVVRVLKRDDATIPHDTLLVLDATTGQNAVSQVRVFKEMVDVTGLVVTKLDGSAKGGVVVALAQEFALPVHAVGVGEKAADLRPFEARDFARSLVGLDE from the coding sequence ATGGCGCTGCGTGACCTATGGGGCAAGCTGACCGGCAAGGCGCCCGCCCCGGCCGAGCAGAGCACGGTGCCGCCATCGCCCATGGAGCCGGTGGCCGAGCCGCCGGCGCCCGAGCCGGAGCCACCACCGCCGCCCGAGCCCCCGCCGCCGCCCGCGCCCATCCCAGAGCCGGCGCCGCCCATCGAGGCGCGCGCCCCGGAGCCCCCGGCGCCCGAGCCGGAACCTGCCCAGCCGCTCGGCTTCTTTGGCCGGTTGAAGGCCGGGCTCGCGCGCTCCACCGCGAAGCTGACGGATGCGATCGGCAGCGTCTTCACCAAGCGCAAGCTGGATGACGCGGCTCTTGAGGAACTGGAGGAGACGCTGATCGCGGCCGATCTCGGCGTCAGCGCCTCCGGCCGGATCGTTGAGAGCTTCCGCCGCACGCGCTTCGGCCGCGAGGTGACGCCCGAGGAGGTGAAGGCGGCGCTGGCCGAGGAGATCGCGGCCATCCTCTCGCCCGTCGCGCAGCCGCTCATCGTCACGCGCGGGCACAAGCCGCATGTCGTGCTGGTGGTGGGCGTGAACGGCACCGGCAAGACCACGACGATCGCCAAGCTGGCCGAGCAGTATCGCGCCCAGGGGCTGAAGGTCTGGATGGTGGCGGGCGATACCTTCCGCGCCGCGGCCGTCGAACAGCTGCAGATCTGGGGTGAGCGCACCGGTGCGCATGTGGTGGCCCCGGCCAAGCCGGGCGCGGATGCCGCGGGCCTCGCCTTCGATGCGCTGCGCGATGCGCGCGCGGCTGGGGCGGATGTGCTGCTGGTGGACACGGCCGGGCGGCTGCACAACAAGTCCGCCCTGATGGAGGAGCTGCGCAAGGTGGTGCGCGTCCTCAAGCGCGACGACGCGACCATCCCGCATGACACGTTGCTGGTGCTGGATGCCACCACCGGCCAGAACGCCGTCAGCCAGGTGCGCGTCTTCAAGGAGATGGTGGATGTGACGGGCCTCGTCGTCACCAAGCTCGACGGCTCGGCCAAGGGCGGCGTGGTGGTGGCGCTCGCGCAGGAATTCGCGCTGCCGGTGCATGCGGTGGGCGTGGGCGAGAAGGCGGCCGACCTGCGGCCCTTCGAAGCGCGGGATTTCGCGCGCTCCCTGGTGGGGCTGGACGAGTAG
- a CDS encoding MaoC family dehydratase — protein MLEIEKPADMANWVGKKLGTSEWYTVDQRTIDLFAEATGDHQWIHIDTERAARELPGGKTIAHGFLTLSLLPRLSPLVYRIKHRSRALNYGSNKVRFTAMVPSGSRVRLHLTLKACEPIQGGVRLTMENEMEVEGNPRPCLVAETLSQVYD, from the coding sequence ATGCTCGAGATCGAAAAACCCGCCGACATGGCCAACTGGGTCGGCAAGAAGCTCGGCACCAGCGAATGGTACACGGTGGACCAGCGCACCATCGACCTCTTCGCCGAGGCGACGGGCGACCACCAGTGGATCCACATCGACACCGAGCGCGCGGCGCGGGAATTGCCGGGCGGCAAGACCATCGCGCACGGCTTCCTCACGCTTTCGCTGCTGCCGCGGCTGTCGCCGCTGGTCTATCGCATCAAGCATCGCTCGCGCGCGCTGAACTACGGCAGCAACAAGGTCCGCTTCACGGCGATGGTGCCGTCCGGCTCACGCGTGCGGCTGCACCTGACGCTCAAGGCTTGCGAGCCGATCCAGGGCGGCGTGCGCCTGACGATGGAGAACGAGATGGAGGTGGAGGGCAATCCGCGCCCCTGCCTCGTGGCCGAGACGCTCAGTCAGGTCTACGACTGA